Proteins encoded by one window of uncultured Methanobrevibacter sp.:
- a CDS encoding MmgE/PrpD family protein, whose protein sequence is MFLKNISKFISNYRYEQATVESITTVKAAFLDFFGVTYRGSDEDASKIAFNTVEEIFSGNLNLNLNASIIGKNLKADMLSAAFLNGVSAHVLELDDGHRGAQIHLGAVIFPTALAISEAHDLSGREFIEGVIVGYEVGILLGKIVNPNHRNKGFHTTGTIGTFVAGAVASKLLKLDENQILNALGLCGTQAAGLLESDHGGSMGKSLHAGKAIYNGILSSVLARNGFTGSGTIFEGNEGFLKTMVYDDDYTIEDFSLESVLKEIGKVRIRDIYFKKYPFCRHIHSSIDTALKLKASIGDEYDHIQNIAVKTYSVAAEHNNFNPKNIEELRQSLPYAVAIALVVGEVTVDDINQLLEFGLLENYSTVDKINSIKNLVNRMVILSDDKLNDLYPEKRPSNVIIKLDEVFRNGVFQNITMLPKGDFENPYPLTELIDKFKSNNPLYDIRNLTVIDSLEDYSMKYVVQKLNG, encoded by the coding sequence ATGTTTTTAAAAAATATTTCTAAATTTATTTCAAATTATCGTTATGAACAGGCAACTGTGGAATCCATCACCACTGTAAAAGCTGCGTTTTTAGATTTTTTTGGAGTGACCTATCGGGGATCAGACGAAGACGCTTCAAAAATAGCTTTTAATACTGTTGAAGAAATATTTTCTGGAAACCTTAATCTAAATTTAAATGCTTCAATTATCGGGAAAAATCTAAAAGCAGATATGCTGAGTGCTGCTTTTTTAAATGGTGTTTCAGCACATGTGCTTGAATTGGATGATGGTCATAGGGGTGCTCAGATTCATTTGGGAGCAGTGATATTTCCAACAGCATTGGCAATCTCCGAGGCTCATGATTTAAGCGGAAGGGAGTTTATTGAAGGTGTTATTGTTGGTTATGAAGTGGGGATATTGCTTGGAAAGATTGTAAATCCCAATCATAGAAATAAGGGATTTCATACAACCGGAACAATAGGTACTTTTGTTGCAGGGGCGGTAGCTTCAAAACTATTAAAACTTGATGAAAATCAAATCCTGAATGCATTGGGATTGTGCGGAACTCAGGCTGCAGGACTTTTGGAATCCGACCATGGAGGTTCTATGGGCAAATCTCTGCATGCAGGAAAAGCTATTTATAATGGAATTTTATCATCCGTTCTTGCAAGAAACGGTTTTACAGGTAGCGGAACCATATTTGAAGGTAATGAAGGATTTTTGAAAACCATGGTCTATGATGATGACTATACAATTGAAGATTTCTCACTGGAAAGTGTCTTAAAAGAGATAGGCAAGGTAAGAATAAGGGATATTTACTTTAAGAAATATCCGTTCTGCAGACACATTCACTCTTCAATCGATACTGCATTAAAATTAAAGGCAAGTATTGGGGATGAATATGACCATATTCAAAATATTGCCGTTAAAACTTATTCTGTTGCAGCAGAGCATAACAATTTCAATCCTAAAAATATTGAAGAATTAAGACAATCCCTGCCGTATGCAGTTGCTATTGCACTTGTGGTTGGTGAAGTTACTGTTGATGATATAAATCAGTTATTGGAATTTGGTCTTTTGGAGAACTATTCCACTGTTGATAAAATTAACAGTATTAAAAATCTTGTAAACAGGATGGTAATTCTGTCTGATGATAAGTTAAATGATTTATATCCTGAAAAAAGGCCATCGAATGTAATTATTAAATTGGATGAAGTATTCAGAAACGGTGTATTTCAAAATATTACCATGCTTCCAAAAGGGGATTTTGAAAATCCATATCCGTTAACAGAGCTGATTGACAAGTTCAAATCAAATAATCCTCTTTATGATATAAGAAACCTCACTGTAATTGATTCTCTTGAAGATTATTCCATGAAATATGTTGTTCAAAAATTAAATGGGTAG
- the ahaH gene encoding ATP synthase archaeal subunit H produces MAEISDAIAMIKKAESDAQQLIVDSEAQSKDLIAESKVKAEEIISQAKGEAEEEAKNTVFDAEDKAKKEAEDIVKKSAEDVAALKDKAMANVDEAASIIVKNIM; encoded by the coding sequence ATGGCAGAGATATCAGACGCAATCGCAATGATAAAAAAAGCGGAATCTGACGCTCAACAACTTATTGTTGATTCAGAAGCTCAATCAAAAGATTTGATTGCTGAATCAAAAGTAAAAGCTGAGGAAATTATTTCTCAAGCTAAAGGTGAAGCTGAAGAGGAAGCGAAAAATACTGTTTTTGATGCAGAAGATAAAGCTAAAAAAGAAGCGGAGGACATTGTCAAAAAGTCTGCTGAGGACGTTGCAGCCTTAAAAGACAAAGCTATGGCAAATGTTGATGAAGCTGCTTCTATAATTGTCAAAAATATTATGTAG
- a CDS encoding V-type ATP synthase subunit I — translation MFKTARMQKIRIVTLDKYVAPTVDALHESGLIQVSDISDSIQQDPELAELVAPAKATPYTGKLSSLLMKTNGISELLGNSLSEGHGLKDTLMSFISPDMPVQKEVEKLDTEAFIAKAEDTLAQVESKTSVIEHKLAALDAETSELNSNKSLANHLSNFDMDLALLKDSEYTSTTVGRINAESTSEIKNELSKLTDELDIFFVPTEDKQSNIVTVVTLKEYSDEVYSTLRKYDFEKIEIGNVEGTPQKIISNADSRLLTIESERASVKSELKAVAEQWDDDILALKEQLENEKEKNEILSSFVRTDDAYILEAWVPVKDTEKVEQLVEKSSDGHCAFETIEVEGTDDEDVPILQQNGWYAKPFEYLVDMYSPVRYNAIDPTIFVAITFPFFFGFCLTDAIYGLFVSLIGVVLLKGMGKIKESMKAFGWILIWSGLWAFILGMITNGFLGNFPDKFFKYKLPTVINAVDAFKHPDTILIIAIAIGLIYTNIGFILGAINNLRYGNVKEAIGSQICWFVFEAGIILLALGLNIHARFGIPLPSLGLVGTVIGAILIVATIGMLVWANGAYGVMDIFGFLGDVLSYARLLALCLATGGIAMTVNILTGLVNDMVPFVGIILAIIVFIGGHIANFMFQVLGAFINALRLNYVEFFSQFFMEGKGKFEAFKAKRTFTKIKN, via the coding sequence ATGTTCAAGACAGCTAGAATGCAGAAAATTAGAATAGTTACACTTGATAAGTATGTGGCTCCTACAGTGGACGCTCTCCACGAATCAGGGCTAATACAAGTCAGTGATATTTCTGATAGCATTCAGCAAGATCCTGAATTAGCGGAATTAGTTGCTCCTGCTAAAGCTACTCCATATACTGGAAAGCTATCTTCTCTTCTTATGAAAACAAATGGTATATCTGAACTATTAGGAAATTCTTTATCAGAAGGCCATGGGTTAAAAGACACATTGATGTCTTTTATTAGTCCTGATATGCCGGTTCAAAAAGAAGTAGAAAAATTAGATACTGAAGCTTTTATTGCAAAAGCTGAAGACACTTTAGCCCAGGTGGAAAGTAAAACAAGTGTTATTGAGCATAAACTAGCCGCACTCGACGCTGAAACAAGTGAACTTAACTCTAATAAAAGTTTAGCTAATCACTTATCTAATTTTGACATGGATTTAGCACTTTTAAAAGATTCTGAGTACACTTCTACTACTGTTGGTAGGATTAATGCTGAATCTACTTCAGAAATCAAAAATGAATTGAGTAAATTGACAGATGAATTAGACATATTCTTTGTTCCTACAGAAGATAAGCAAAGTAACATTGTCACTGTAGTAACATTAAAGGAATATAGTGACGAAGTTTATTCTACACTTCGTAAATATGACTTTGAGAAAATTGAAATAGGTAATGTTGAAGGAACTCCTCAAAAGATTATTTCAAATGCTGATTCTAGATTATTGACCATTGAATCAGAACGTGCTTCTGTTAAATCAGAATTAAAAGCAGTTGCTGAACAATGGGATGATGATATATTGGCTCTCAAAGAACAGTTAGAAAATGAAAAAGAAAAGAACGAAATTCTTTCATCTTTTGTTCGAACTGACGATGCATACATTCTTGAAGCATGGGTGCCTGTAAAAGACACTGAAAAGGTTGAACAATTGGTTGAAAAAAGTTCTGATGGACATTGTGCCTTTGAAACAATAGAGGTTGAAGGTACAGATGATGAAGATGTTCCTATTTTACAACAAAACGGATGGTATGCTAAACCTTTCGAATACCTTGTTGATATGTACTCTCCGGTACGTTATAATGCAATCGATCCAACAATATTTGTTGCAATCACATTCCCATTCTTCTTCGGTTTCTGTTTAACCGATGCAATATATGGTTTATTCGTATCTCTCATAGGAGTAGTATTATTAAAAGGAATGGGTAAAATTAAAGAATCCATGAAGGCATTTGGTTGGATTTTAATCTGGTCCGGTCTGTGGGCGTTTATACTGGGTATGATAACTAATGGTTTCCTTGGAAACTTCCCGGACAAGTTCTTTAAATATAAATTGCCAACTGTAATTAATGCTGTTGATGCTTTTAAACATCCTGATACAATATTAATTATCGCAATCGCAATTGGTCTTATTTACACAAACATCGGTTTCATCTTAGGTGCGATTAACAACTTAAGATACGGTAATGTTAAAGAGGCTATCGGTTCTCAAATTTGTTGGTTTGTTTTTGAAGCAGGAATTATTCTACTTGCTTTAGGATTAAATATACATGCAAGGTTCGGAATCCCACTTCCTTCATTAGGTTTAGTAGGAACTGTAATAGGTGCAATATTAATCGTTGCAACTATTGGAATGCTAGTCTGGGCTAACGGAGCATACGGTGTAATGGATATTTTCGGTTTCTTGGGAGATGTTTTATCCTACGCTCGTCTTTTAGCATTATGTTTAGCAACTGGTGGTATTGCTATGACAGTAAACATTTTAACTGGATTAGTCAATGATATGGTTCCTTTTGTTGGTATTATTCTTGCTATCATAGTATTTATTGGCGGTCATATAGCAAACTTCATGTTCCAAGTATTGGGTGCATTTATTAACGCTTTACGTCTTAACTATGTGGAATTTTTCTCACAATTCTTTATGGAAGGTAAGGGTAAATTCGAAGCTTTCAAAGCAAAAAGGACATTTACAAAAATTAAAAATTAA
- a CDS encoding fumarate hydratase produces MDIINEISKSIISASTAVSDDKLKALENSIDSEVNENAKWALSQMLENYHVAGKTKFPLCDDTGIPHVIVEIGSKREITGELLNQIHEGIALGLNNLPARPMAVKGNEIERIEQSKGLYEKPGMLKPASILIDSVNDESTYKRDTEPDVLNLHFILEGGGPEIRAKTYRVYHKRSFFNVIDTAVDWLKESLNLLGCTPSIPSIGIGRTHYEANALLLKSIVYGNLNSQSEVENYVTGELNKTGIGPMGFGGKTTVLGSFVNIGNQRASGVRIVAIRPSCFVEPRVATLKL; encoded by the coding sequence ATGGATATTATTAATGAAATTTCCAAATCAATTATTTCAGCATCAACAGCTGTCAGTGATGATAAATTGAAGGCGTTGGAAAATTCCATCGACAGCGAGGTAAATGAAAATGCAAAATGGGCATTGTCCCAAATGCTTGAAAATTATCATGTTGCGGGCAAAACCAAATTTCCATTATGTGATGATACTGGTATTCCTCATGTTATTGTTGAGATAGGCTCCAAAAGGGAAATAACAGGGGAATTGTTGAATCAGATTCATGAAGGTATTGCTCTGGGTTTAAATAATCTTCCTGCAAGGCCAATGGCAGTTAAAGGAAATGAAATTGAAAGAATCGAACAGAGCAAGGGTTTATATGAAAAACCGGGAATGTTGAAGCCGGCTTCTATTTTAATTGATTCAGTTAATGATGAATCCACATATAAAAGGGACACAGAACCTGATGTGCTAAATCTACATTTTATCCTTGAAGGTGGAGGTCCGGAAATAAGAGCAAAAACATACCGGGTATATCATAAAAGGTCTTTTTTTAATGTAATTGATACTGCTGTGGACTGGTTAAAGGAATCTCTTAATTTACTTGGATGCACACCATCAATTCCATCAATAGGTATTGGAAGGACACACTACGAAGCAAATGCACTTCTTTTGAAATCAATTGTATATGGTAATTTGAACAGTCAAAGCGAAGTGGAAAATTACGTTACTGGTGAATTAAATAAAACAGGAATTGGACCAATGGGGTTTGGTGGAAAAACAACTGTTTTGGGTTCTTTTGTAAATATTGGTAATCAAAGAGCAAGTGGTGTTAGAATTGTTGCCATCAGACCATCTTGTTTTGTGGAGCCAAGAGTAGCAACATTAAAATTATAA
- a CDS encoding nitroreductase family protein: MEFIDVIKQRYSVRGYLDKEVEKEKLEYVLKAATIAPTGVNAQPFKVYVIDTKKHKEALSKIYAAKWFVEAPYVLCVVALKDKAWTRPWDSKNIADIDATIVMDHMILAAQDVGLGTCYIGAFKKYEAHKFLNLDENEEAVLFTPLGYGNAEPRETPRKELDEFVVYID, translated from the coding sequence ATGGAATTTATTGATGTAATTAAACAAAGATATAGTGTAAGAGGATACTTGGACAAGGAAGTTGAAAAGGAAAAACTTGAATATGTTTTAAAGGCAGCTACAATTGCTCCGACAGGCGTTAATGCACAGCCTTTTAAGGTATATGTTATTGACACCAAAAAGCATAAAGAAGCTTTATCTAAAATTTATGCCGCTAAATGGTTTGTTGAAGCTCCTTATGTGCTGTGTGTTGTTGCTCTAAAAGATAAAGCATGGACAAGACCGTGGGACAGTAAAAACATTGCTGATATAGATGCTACTATCGTAATGGACCATATGATTTTAGCAGCTCAGGATGTTGGTCTTGGAACATGTTATATTGGTGCATTTAAAAAATATGAAGCACATAAATTCCTGAACTTGGATGAAAATGAAGAAGCAGTATTATTCACTCCATTGGGATATGGTAATGCTGAACCTCGTGAAACTCCTAGAAAGGAATTGGATGAATTTGTAGTTTATATAGATTAA
- a CDS encoding peptidase: MDETKEFLKKIGIKETFDEFKSYKRFNDSGQYRFEVPGIQSPKTMDALLKESVKNNVFIHRVTQTKGIMLLSDEDIIEMVNLAKEYGCELFLSVGPRATYDTSATVHTKEGSRIGYRLRGYDNLVYAIEDVKRACKFGVRGILLYDEGLLWVLNKMRKDGEIPENTHFKLSAHAGHSNPASAKLLEENGLDSLNPVRDLQIPMIAAIRNACDMAIDLHTENPKSTGGFIRHYEVPKFIDVAAPVYLKTGGSVAATHNWDTTEKEAIARIKQVMLVKRVIDTYCPQAIVSPAKSDDLSVPE, from the coding sequence ATGGATGAAACAAAAGAATTTTTAAAAAAGATTGGGATTAAAGAAACTTTTGACGAATTCAAATCCTATAAACGATTTAATGATAGTGGACAATATCGTTTTGAAGTTCCCGGAATTCAATCTCCAAAGACCATGGATGCTCTTTTAAAGGAATCTGTTAAAAACAATGTTTTTATCCATCGAGTTACTCAGACAAAGGGAATCATGCTCTTAAGTGATGAAGATATTATAGAAATGGTTAATCTGGCAAAAGAGTATGGCTGTGAATTATTTTTATCAGTAGGTCCAAGGGCAACATATGATACCTCTGCTACAGTTCATACAAAAGAGGGCAGCAGAATAGGTTACAGGCTAAGAGGTTATGATAATCTGGTTTATGCAATTGAGGATGTAAAAAGAGCATGCAAATTTGGTGTCCGTGGAATCTTATTATATGATGAGGGCTTACTTTGGGTGTTAAATAAGATGAGAAAAGATGGTGAAATTCCTGAAAATACTCATTTTAAATTATCTGCACATGCAGGTCATTCAAATCCTGCATCTGCAAAATTACTGGAAGAAAATGGGTTGGATTCATTAAATCCTGTACGTGATTTGCAGATACCAATGATTGCAGCCATTAGAAATGCTTGTGATATGGCTATTGATTTGCATACTGAAAATCCTAAATCCACTGGAGGTTTTATAAGACATTATGAAGTTCCTAAATTCATTGATGTGGCAGCTCCTGTCTATTTAAAAACTGGAGGTTCAGTTGCGGCAACTCATAACTGGGACACCACAGAAAAAGAGGCAATAGCTCGCATAAAACAGGTAATGCTTGTTAAAAGAGTCATTGATACTTACTGTCCTCAAGCTATTGTGTCACCTGCAAAATCCGATGATTTATCAGTTCCTGAGTGA
- a CDS encoding citryl-CoA lyase, giving the protein MQENNFRVNPHSLKTAISRVETDKIVTRGYNQRDLIDKIRYSDMVFLLLRGRLPTIEEGKIFNHVLVSFCDHGATPPSTQTARLVASSGSPLNSAVAGALLSFGHKHAGAIEQTMELFQSKIASIYSTGDSDIDNKQIASLAIELYSDYVLKGKKLPGFGHRYHNVDPRADELMKIIIQRGFIGPHIKLALALEDLVYEKKQIRLNVDGANAAILSDLGFSPDLGLGVFMIGRIPGIIAHIHEEKMDEEEFRRFCDLDDIIYDAGR; this is encoded by the coding sequence ATGCAAGAAAATAATTTTAGAGTTAATCCTCATTCCTTAAAAACAGCCATATCTCGTGTGGAAACCGATAAGATAGTAACAAGAGGTTATAACCAGCGGGACTTGATAGATAAAATCAGATATAGTGACATGGTCTTTTTATTGTTAAGGGGAAGATTGCCTACCATTGAGGAAGGCAAAATTTTCAATCATGTTCTGGTTTCATTTTGTGATCATGGAGCAACCCCTCCAAGCACTCAGACTGCAAGGCTTGTTGCTTCATCAGGATCACCCTTAAATTCAGCAGTCGCAGGAGCGCTTTTGTCATTTGGACACAAGCACGCAGGAGCTATTGAACAAACAATGGAACTTTTCCAGTCAAAAATTGCTTCAATATACTCAACAGGCGATTCTGATATTGACAATAAACAGATAGCAAGTTTGGCCATTGAATTATACAGTGATTATGTCCTTAAAGGTAAAAAACTTCCAGGTTTTGGTCACCGGTACCATAATGTGGATCCTAGAGCTGATGAACTGATGAAAATTATCATTCAGAGAGGTTTTATCGGACCTCATATAAAACTTGCTTTGGCACTTGAGGATCTGGTATATGAAAAAAAGCAAATCAGACTTAATGTCGACGGTGCAAATGCAGCAATTTTGTCTGATTTGGGATTCAGTCCTGATTTGGGATTGGGAGTTTTTATGATTGGAAGAATTCCTGGAATAATTGCACATATTCATGAAGAAAAAATGGATGAAGAAGAATTCAGGCGTTTTTGTGACCTTGACGATATAATATACGATGCAGGTAGATAA
- a CDS encoding DUF3100 domain-containing protein, translated as MERIIIPDEDGQIEHIYREKTDKRILKKNPWRDYRLHVTVLILVVIAELIGTIKIPLTKDVAITIMPLIYTIILGLVFYLAKPIKWIQRKQARIAEGAMMLFIGVLIAKLAVSSGQSISLIFTMGPALILQELGHLATILVLPIALLLGFKKESIGMTNSIGREPNVAVVVDKYGFNSPESRGVFAIFIIGTVIGTIFISFLVTFSLSFLPLHPYAFAMASGVGSASMNAAAIGPTLAAFPGLETQIEAFAGFSNLLSFCVGIYIVIFVALPLTERMYNWLEPKIGRESIIPEKGDDE; from the coding sequence TTGGAGAGGATTATTATTCCTGATGAAGATGGGCAAATAGAGCATATATATCGTGAAAAAACCGATAAAAGAATTTTAAAGAAAAATCCTTGGAGGGATTATAGATTACATGTTACAGTACTTATTTTGGTAGTTATTGCAGAATTAATAGGTACAATTAAAATTCCTCTGACTAAAGATGTTGCTATTACTATAATGCCCTTAATCTATACAATTATTTTAGGTCTTGTTTTTTATCTTGCAAAACCAATTAAATGGATTCAAAGAAAGCAGGCCCGTATTGCTGAAGGGGCTATGATGCTTTTTATTGGTGTTTTAATTGCAAAATTGGCGGTTTCCAGTGGTCAATCAATCAGTTTAATTTTTACTATGGGTCCTGCATTGATATTGCAGGAATTAGGACACTTGGCTACAATTTTGGTTCTTCCAATAGCGCTTCTTTTAGGATTTAAAAAAGAATCTATTGGTATGACAAATTCAATAGGAAGGGAACCGAATGTAGCAGTTGTTGTTGATAAATACGGTTTTAATTCTCCTGAATCCAGAGGAGTTTTTGCAATATTTATTATTGGGACAGTTATCGGTACAATATTCATTAGTTTCCTTGTTACTTTTTCACTGTCATTCCTGCCGCTGCATCCATATGCATTTGCAATGGCTAGTGGTGTTGGAAGTGCAAGTATGAATGCGGCAGCTATTGGACCTACTCTTGCAGCATTTCCTGGATTGGAAACTCAAATTGAAGCATTTGCAGGATTCAGTAATTTACTTTCATTTTGTGTTGGGATTTATATAGTAATATTTGTTGCTCTTCCATTAACAGAAAGAATGTATAACTGGCTGGAGCCTAAAATTGGAAGAGAATCAATAATTCCTGAAAAGGGGGATGATGAATAA
- a CDS encoding V-type ATP synthase subunit K (produces ATP from ADP in the presence of a proton gradient across the membrane; the K subunit is a nonenzymatic component which binds the dimeric form by interacting with the G and E subunits), whose amino-acid sequence MAEIGLGAALAAIGAGVAIGFAGLGSGLGQGMAAAGSVGAVAEDNDMFARGIIFSALPETQAIYGFLVAILLLVFSGLLGGDSTKLTLQAGIIAIGVGASIGFAGLGSGMGQGIAAASSVGAIVEDNDMFARGIIFSALPETQAIYGFLIAILLMVFGGIL is encoded by the coding sequence ATGGCAGAAATAGGATTAGGTGCTGCTTTAGCTGCTATTGGTGCTGGAGTAGCAATAGGTTTTGCTGGATTAGGTTCCGGTTTAGGTCAAGGTATGGCAGCTGCTGGTTCTGTAGGTGCAGTTGCAGAAGATAACGACATGTTTGCAAGAGGTATTATTTTCTCAGCATTGCCAGAAACTCAGGCTATTTACGGTTTCTTGGTAGCAATCTTATTATTAGTATTCTCCGGTTTATTAGGTGGAGATAGTACTAAATTAACTTTACAAGCAGGTATTATTGCTATCGGTGTAGGAGCATCCATCGGATTTGCAGGTTTAGGTTCCGGTATGGGACAAGGTATTGCTGCAGCATCTTCCGTCGGTGCTATTGTAGAAGATAACGACATGTTTGCTCGTGGTATTATTTTCTCTGCATTACCAGAGACACAAGCTATTTACGGTTTCTTGATTGCTATTTTACTTATGGTATTCGGTGGAATCTTA